From the Onychostoma macrolepis isolate SWU-2019 chromosome 13, ASM1243209v1, whole genome shotgun sequence genome, the window AGAGCCGCTCTTTAGACCGAGACTTGAACGTACACGCGGTTTATCGAGCAAACTATCGCACACACGTGCTGTACTGTCTCTCTGCTCCTTCCCAAATATAAAACTACAGCCTCGCTGAAGCAACGGTGAGTTTCTGCCTTAAACATATCTTTATTTCGAGCGATGTGTGTTCAAACACGTGACGCGTTTCCATTCAAGTACTGCATGTGTAACGTTACGTTAACTGTGTTGTTGctctttgaaaataaatattaagttaGCTTGCGATGTAACGTTAATGAATGGTATTTCAAAAACCGTTATTTCATATTCAGTGTAGCCCTCCTGTAAACATGCTGTTTGTTAAAAGATTTAACTTATATCTCTAAATAATCGAGCATATCTCGGCTCTCATATAATCCAAGTCGCTTTTTAGCGCTGCTATTTCTCCTGTTCGTCTTGTCATTAAGAACAGTGACCTTGCTGAGTCttgcatataaaataatagaaatgttCACAAAGATGAGTGAATGGATTATTAACAGGTTAACTTACATCTGACCCATTTGTTTTGCTGTTATGAACCGTCTCAGGACTGCAGGTACACGGATGCTGGTAATGTTGAGTCTGACAGGCTGCTAGTAACGGACACTAACGgtttacaaacatttaaatcaaaatacacACTGACTGGACTTTAAGTGGTTGGCGTATAACGTGgtaatcataatttatttatttatgtattcatttatttatttattgattgattgttcAATTTGTAGCAATGTGTACGTATTAacctataaataaaaaatgaccatgttatacataaataaattgatGATCATGTTATACGTCAACTACGTCATCATtctttacaattatttttattgctttaAGTTTAAAGTCATTAATTTTCTACTAGTATCAGTCTGACACTTCAAGAACTCGattcttcaagaatcggctaaaactatcttttctaattctattcttaaaaataaaaaaattaacactatcttttctaatctttttgtattttatctatttgttttctttttatttattatacaaataacaaaagcaaaaaaggcctctaacagtagcttgctctattctttttctatatatatatatataaaaccttgCTACATATACTGCATTTAGCTAATTGAGACTTGTTGTAGggcttgcatatcattgcttcaattgtcctcatttgtaaattgctttggataaaagcatcttctaaatgtaaatgtattgttATACTAAAATATAAGTAACTATTATAGTTATTTAATGGTAATATTAGACTTGTCATTTCATTGGTTTGagcatttttgtgtaatttatttatgaacTCAACATAAAAAGGGAAATATTTCAAGTGcgtctttttcatttttacttttgtaTAATGGAAAAGTTTAAAAACGGCTTTCTTGAGTATGACAAGAAAGTCTGACAAAAGCCAATAAGGCATAACCTTACAAGAAGTGACAGCACAGtggatttttataatgtttgtttgcatttgttGGTTTGTCTCAATCTAAAAGTACAGAAATTGTGACATTATCAGGATTTAAAAAGACTGAAAATGTTAATTTGACAAACTAAAGTAATCTAACTGCACCTTAACTTTGCTGTTGTGTACATAATCAAATTACCATTAATAAAGTATCTGAGTTtgaccagagagagagagaggaagaaatTTCTAAAAGTCTAGGTTTTATAGAAACACAAtgatatttttcttcttttttttttttttctttttttttttagttggtATGAATATTCAGTTAGgtctatacagtaaaatgagtgaatttaattatgaatgtaaatgttttgtgtACCAACTTATGAAGATAATATGttcatgtgttttcatttatgACAGAGTGTTTAATCATCCGAGGCTGCGCTCTTTATTGAAGTTGAACCCCTCGTACCTCATGAGTTTTGTGGAATACTCCGAGATCATCCAAGAAGGGGATGTCGTCATTATCTTCCTGGGTCATGAGTCCATGATGCCTATCAAAGTTCAGTCGGGAGCGCAGACGCAGACCCGCTATGGGGTCATCCGGCACTCCAGCGACCTGATTGGACAACGGTTTGGTTCCAAAGTGACCTGCAGTAAGGGTGGTTGGGTTTATGTGCTTCACCCCACACCAGAGCTGTGGACGGTCAACCTTCCCCACCGAACACAGATCCTCTACACCACAGACATTGCCAACatcacactgatgctggagctCAAACCGGGCTCTGTCGTCTGCGAGTCAGGTAAGAATGAGTTTTTTAGAATGAGATTTTTATAGATCTTCAATACTCAGGGTTACAGAATTAGTTTTGAGCTGACAAAACGATGCAGTCAGGTACATGGATCATGAACTTTCTGTTAACTCAGAGTACGTTTACATGACAACAGTTATACTAAAAACGCAAATTTTTTTGCATACCGATGAAAACGTTATCGTAAACAATGCCAGTTTATACAGATCCACAAAAACAACTATGAAAATGAAAGCATGTCCCAACATGTGTAAGAGGGATACtttcagttttactttagtttaaaaTCAGTTTGGCATGCTTGTCAAGAAGAAACTCTTCAAGTTTGTTGTATCAACTGAAACCCAAACATTCCATcaaattacatcttgtaaaacaAACACTACTACTGTTTTAACCtgttgtctgtctgtgtgttttggcAAGTCTTCGAATTTTGGCTTGTGCCTCTGTAATGGACAATTATTTAACAACACACTTGCATGTTCTTAATTCTCTGATGTTGGTAattggtcacatgacatgcaagtaAGCAGAGAAAAATTAATCTTATATACATAGAATTTAAAGGTGgcatatcatgaaaatctgacttCCAGGTTTTAAGTGCTATAATCAGGTCCCTGGTGCATCTACCAACCAAGGAAACGTGAAAAAGATTAACCCAGTAACTTTGTTTTGGTAAGTCTTTTTCTGCAAGTGTCTGAAAAAACGAGCGCTCCCCTTGTGGCGTTGCAAAGGGATCTCATTATAATATTACCGTCCCTTAATCTGTAAGTTTCCACCCACGACGCCGTCATTTTGATTTCGCAAGCGACACCGGTGTAGCCTACCAGTTCTAATGCCATGGCGAAAGTTTGAGCAAAACATGCTAACTGTTCTGCCTCTGGCTGCACTGACGAGCACAGAACAACACTATTTTCCCCCGGGTTCACAGACAAGACTTAAACCtaatcccagactaaaatgtaagtctgagctgtttcaactgaaagaaacttgcactgactgatctaaaaatatatcagtgcctttgttttgtctcaagatgcacaccagtaatgttttttttctaagtacataaataaaaattacttaaatgtcctaattgaactatggcctaatcctggtttagtctaagccctgttcacaccaagaacgataactataaagataacgatattaccgtccacaccagcgaacgatatcgtctgtttattctaagcacatGCTCATCTGCCGCTTGAAATTCTCGAGCTTGTTATAGCAGgttggattctgattggctgtcaattaGGCTTGGGCGGTTTCCAAATTTTGATACCGTCAAACCTCCTCCCTATTTTACCTCGGTATACGGTATTAccgtgaataataaaaaaattatgacataaggcTCAGACAGTGTCATCAAACTGTTGGCTTGTGCCTAAACCGTTCAGAAACTGAATACCAAACACTAATactgaaacaataacatgcacaacaatattaacaacttttattagcaacaaatagcagtttagaaaaaagtgcaaatacaacagtcaaacagaattaaattaacataaacatccatattataaaaagtattgcaaAGCGGCTGTCGGTGGACCTAGATGTTGTTGGTCCTGCATCGGGAGGCGTTGAAACTGTTgcaccaacctgatctcacagaattccgtgtaatgttcacggacttaattaacctccgaatctgtggtggcatcacggaatcgccgaaaattccgtgatgggctcacagaaggcaccagccgtggtccatgcacggattcactggttcaacaccagcgctgcatcggaccacgtaaaaagagtgactccgatgcagttatactttcaccgGAGTACCTGAAAAAGATTAACCCAGTAACTTTGTTTTGGTAAGTCTTTTTCTGCAAGTGTCTGAAAAAACGAGCGCTCCCCTTGTGGCGTTGCAAAGGGATCTCATTATAATATTACCGTCCCTTAATCTGTAAGTTTCCACCCACGACGCCGTCATTTTGATTTCGCAAGCGACACCGGTGTAGCCTACCAGTTCTAATGCCATGGCGAAAGTTTGAGCAAAACATGCTAACTGCGTTGAAACTGTTgcaccaacctgatctcacagaattccgtgtaatgttcacggacttaattaacctccgaatctgtggtggcatcacggaatcgccgaaaattccgtgatgggctcacagaaggcaccagccgtggtccatgcacggattcactggttcaacaccagcgctgcatcggaccacgtaaaaagagtgactccgatgcagttatactttcaccggagtacctgaccccacccctaccctcaacctacccagttctgaacaataatgatgacaataaattccccagtatcgcgtcgacatgttgatgctaagggtttccgtgcgtggagcacggctgatgcctgtcactgacttacattggtatcacttctgtgagcccatcacggaattttttctgtgagcccatcacggaattttcggcgattccgtgatgccaccacagattcggaggttaattaagtccgtgaacattacacagaattctgtgagatcatgttggttgCACTGAGTGAACTCGGGTCCATCCTCGCAGCAGTGTGAGTGGATGGTGGTTTCGTATATGCGACCTTAGGTTCGAGGTATTTCCATCTCTTGCGGTCACCTTTTGTTGCACAATTTGCAAATTGCCTCGTCCGTGTTACCGCCTCTCCTTCTCGTTCGGTCGAAACCGAAATACTGCCAAACTGCAGAAGTTGTGTTCTTTTCGAGACCAGGTCACTTGGTGCGCGACTCGCCAtctttccccctctctctctttctcctccacgctgtcacgtgatgacaaCCAAGCATACGCATTTTtaggcattaaataaattatatttaatatatatcctCGTCTCCTATATAAGTGCATTGTTTTTTATGATGGTATAACGGTATTGAAACTGATACCGTTGCTATTTTTAGATCCCGCGGTATACCATATTACCGTATTACCGCCCAAGCCTactgtcaatgtttgtatcgttcatcagctggaataaaatcgttctgaaagtgattccaacgaacattgtttctctgtgtttttgtaactcgtgtgttttttaacataaacttgtgtgtgaatgagaacttaagtttagtactcacatgcTGTGTGACAGCCGCTTTCTGTACGTGTGCTTCGGATGTGTGCACTCAGAAAACtgtatatcagaagtttaaactaatATGGTTTAAAACGCATGATTTCAGCATGATAAACATGATAAACAGAAcgaaaacagatgtttttttagCAGGTACGAGCTGTAATGGCGCAGctctattctggaaaagggggcagggagcagcagctcatttgcatttaaagcaggggtgtcaaactcagttcctggagggccgcagccctgcagagttttgtcccaagcctgctccaacacacaaaccatgtagttttcaaataagcctgaaggacttgattagctggatcaagtgtgtttaattagggttggagctaaactgcagggctgcggccctccaggaattgagtttgacacccctgatttAAAGAGAcgtgtttctgcttccactcaaaatagccattttcaaaatgatataataaattatctgtggggtattttgagctgaaacttcatagatacattctggggacacttgagacttatattacatattataaaaaGGGGTATAATATGTCTCTTTTAAAATGGTGTATGAAACcacaaaatgtacttttttttttctttttctttttctttcatataTTACGTGATACTTTATCCATAAACTGAATTTCATGTCTCATATTGCTGCTGCTGAGACATCCAGAGACAAAGAACAAATACTCTGCTGCTAATGGAAATAGTTACTTTTCAGGGCGTTCAGACTTCACTCTTTACAAGAAACTTATGCTGTAAAAAAACTGCCTACAAAAATGTTGACAATTATGTAAATGTGAAGATAGATAAAGTGAACCTAGCACACATTGCATTCCCAAATGCACATTAAACTCAGAGCTGCAGAGATGGGGTTTGAGAAGCAACATTACTGTGAACCGAGTGGCTGGGTTATAAGCCACAATTATGTAAATGAACACATTGCCACTCACACTCACCCAGTGTAACAGATTATATACTAAATCAGCCTTTGATTTGATAatagggctgcatgattaaATCGAAAGCGATTTCCATGCTCattttgtcagtaaagccggttctgtaatcagctGTAAATCTCCATCaactgctttcagatggagcagcgtTTACTACACAGAGACGATATTATTGCGCGATTATGAAATCGAAGAAATCGTTCGCAATAATGATAGCTGTTTGCGTAGTttctcagtgaactacggctctgtgtagtaaattcTGCTCaatctgaaagcatgtgaaaataccatatttaataacatgtttttactccaaactcacttcataacaacagtcgagtgtttgaaataaaacctcctgtgagatgatgtggcttcttacacagaatactatgaaatatgttgtgtGCCTTATTCTAAGCAGTGATAAaggcattgcattataaatatactttattataatgaaaattataataagaacTTTATTCAGCTAACGTTATAGGCATTTCCTGGGTTTCTTCTTCGGGGTGTATTTGGAATTTCCTTCTGGACTtcggatggagatttactgctgatcacagaaccgtgcttcGCTGAAAGATATGCATGACAATCGCAGCTTCTGCCTAATCGCGATTTCGATTTATCGAAGTTCGATCACttcgatttatcgtgcagccctatttGATGATCTcgatttgataaaatatttgtttcgaTTTTATTTCGATTAATTGTGCTActacttgtttattttcatgttacatttgatttacttatttattgccTTTTCATTATCTCACAAACCCCTGTTTGGGATACCCGGGTTTATGTcgttgcaaaatgtaaactgcATTATCGCACTTCTCTCTATACAAAACTCGATATAGAAGTATATCCAACTTTATCAGCACACATACAGTACGCTCACGTAAAGTGTTTACATAGATTATATAGATAATAATATCATGATTTATTtaaactgctttgaaacaatgtagGGGTGTCCcagactaaggattttcatagtcgaatcggaattttcgaatcttgcagATAGTCGattgatagtcgaatcatatgtttgggggcggggcaaaatacattaccaagagtcaagtagTCAGATGTTCgacagtcataattactgacgttaacacacacGAAAATGTATtacggacgcctcgcagatacaaaaataatggtttatgttttgtttaaaagatttttattataatagtgttctcattataatgttatgtatacgACAGTCCCAGTCGTAgtcattaatattctgcattgttgtttgtcGTGCTAGCGCTGCGCGCTGAAGATATAATCCCCGTAGTACTACAATGAAGCATTTTACTGCagcgtaactcaaccaaatgcatcctatacgagataaataatatatacgtcatatatataaaccggctgaaatgttttcaaatcacttgtaccctacctgatcgaaaaaatccagtctttcgctctgcctgtgtcagtttgagccttgttaaagttttaaatccctgccgccaagatgctcctctgttgGTCATgaattatggaaagtgaaatttaaatctataggggtggttggatttattcatgcacgttaaaatatttatttaaagcttctttcttttcagattcttatttacagcattatcataataggctgtatatgaACTTAACCGGTGGTTCTATGTGAAATTAGacatttgagcacccccatatagctaaaatggcatgatcataacccCCCGcaaatattcgactgtgagattggtacTCGAATCAGGCTTCTCCTATCGAAGCATTGAATCTTCGTCTATTCGGGGGCACCCCTAAAACAATGTCTATTGtgaaaaatgcattacaaataCAATTAACTTAACTAGTTAGGTTGCAGTGGGCAGAGAAGATTAGGCAGAGAAATCTTGATGGAGATAAGACTCTTTGGCTATTTGGTCCATTCAGTAAGTGTTGGGCCTCTTGtgttctgaatgaatcaattaAACTGCTGTtgagcatgcacacacacacacattgtgtaCTCTGCTCTGTCCTCAGTGCCCTCCAAACTCATTGAGCTGGATCTGCGTTTAACACATTGATATCTGAGCAGCGTTCAGGTGAAGCTGACTATGCCACAGATTTGGCATATGTGCAGTATTGATGTTCATCACCATTCAAGGATACTGTTGgacattacttttaaaactttGATCATTTCTGTGTATTCTTTCTCCCCTGCTGAGCCTCTCGTTCTTACGTCAGTCATTCTGTTCTATCTGAATGCAACGCTGTAGACCGAACATTGACCCTATTGTTGCTATGAGAACAAAAGGCATGCTAATGCTTTCTTGAAGAGGAAGATGGGCCATTAAAACTAGAACGTGTTCACATGCACGTGCATCACAGTGTTCATGCACATGTGATTGCTGTATTTAACTTTAAATGACcactttttatatacacacaattttCTGATTAAGGTCAATATTAGACTTAATtagatgttttcttttattGGAATATTCCATTATACATGGTAGTGTACCGAATATTAAGCATTCATGTAGTTTTTCTCCTACTCTCGTTGAAATGTTGGAGATGCTTTCTTTTGCTATTTATTGCAGTGTGTGTTATTCTACAAAGCAACTTAACCAGCTCATTAATTCTCATTCATGTTATtgccaaaacacacaacaatgcAATGAACTGTAAAATGTAGATCAAGAGACTTTGTGCAAGACACTCTGACGTTGTCAATTTCTCTGTAAAATTCTTGTTCTGCCTAATATTGGTGGAATCACTATGATTTTGATTCTCCTGTTAATCTGAATCCCCCTGTGTATGTAATGGTGGTCTTGTTGTGCAGAGGAGGGTCTTGACGACATTTACATACACATCATTTTCTAATGAATGTCATTTTCTAATTAAGGTTAAGCCTTTATTCTGAAAGACATACAGTACAGAAATATTCCAATAGCAAGTAAACATGTAATCATTAAATATCCTTTtccacaaattaaaaaaaaatgtttttggtgCATATTATGACCAAAATTTTGATTAACACAGGAATATGTCGGTTGTTTTCATTGAGATGTCTAGTAACTGAAATGTTggcttaaaatttaatttctttcataaatgaaaattctttcataatttactcactcttatgtcatttcaaacccaaAAGTTTAATTGATTTGgagtgacatgagggtgagtaaatgacagtattttcattatTGGGTGAACTTTACCTTTAAATGTTATGGCAGTAAGGTGCATCCTTTGAAACTGTTACATTCTGTGTAAGCATCTAAAAATGGTAAGTACATAACAGTAGATTTTGCGTCTGTCTTCCAGGTACAGGCAGCGGCTCCCTGTCTCACTCTATTCTGCGGACCATCGCTCCCACCGGACACCTGCACACGGTTGAGTTCCACGCTCAGCGAGCCGAGAAGGCCATGCAGGAGTTCAAGGAGCACAAAGTGTCTCACCTGGTTACTGTTAGAAACCAGGATGTGTGCAAGGATGGCTTTGGCATCACAGGAATAGCCGATGCGGTGTTTTTAGATATCCCCTCTCCGTGGGAGGCAATCACACATGCCAAGAGCGCCATGAAACGCAAAGGTGAGAGCACGTAACTGTGAAATAACTAAAGCGACATTACCATATTAATGCTAAATGTCATGTGGT encodes:
- the trmt61a gene encoding tRNA (adenine(58)-N(1))-methyltransferase catalytic subunit TRMT61A, with the protein product MSFVEYSEIIQEGDVVIIFLGHESMMPIKVQSGAQTQTRYGVIRHSSDLIGQRFGSKVTCSKGGWVYVLHPTPELWTVNLPHRTQILYTTDIANITLMLELKPGSVVCESGTGSGSLSHSILRTIAPTGHLHTVEFHAQRAEKAMQEFKEHKVSHLVTVRNQDVCKDGFGITGIADAVFLDIPSPWEAITHAKSAMKRKGGRLCSFSPCIEQVQRTCEALLDHGFEEICTLEVLLRVHDVRTVNLPLPDFGPEEGSADSSQMASDVCKEEVPNTGNTSVICRTAIPPREMAGHTGYLTFATKPRN